CAAGGATAGAACAAAGCCACCGGGAGTTCTCTGCAAAAAGCGGAAGCGGAACGGATGGAGCTGCAGCGCCGCAAGGTCGGGTTTATCTGTAAGACTGTTGCAGCACCCTATCATGTTGCAGGCAGTCTTCTGACGATCGGCACCAGCTGCGGCTTTGCCCTCTACCCGGAAGAAGGCACGGATACAGACAAGATCACCCGTCTGGCTGACCAGCGGATGTATAAGCACAAGCAAAAGAACCATGCCTTGCAGGATCATGGATTATATGGGTAAAAAATAAGGTGCTGTCCGCACAGACAGCACCTTATTTTTATGGTTTACATGTGCAGCAGGCTGCGCTGCTCGCTGGCGCGGAACTTGAGTGCCGCAGCAATGAATGCCTTGAACAGCGGGTGAGCACGGTTCGGACGGCTCTTGAACTCCGGGTGGAACTGTGCGCCCAAATGAAAGTCACGGCCGGGCAGCTCTACAGTCTCTACCAGACGACCGTCGGGGCTGGTGCCGGAAATAACAAGACCGGCGTCCTGCATCTCCTGACGGAATTCGTTGTTAAACTCGTAGCGGTGACGGTGGCGCTCCCAGATCTCGGCCTCGCCGTAGCACTCGGCCATCTTGGTGCCGGGCATCACCTTGCAGGGGTATTTACCCAGACGCATGGTGCCGCCCTTGGGAATGTTGCCCTGCTGGTCGGCCATCAGGGCGATCACATTATGCTTGCCATCCGGGGTGAATTCGCTGGAATTTGCATCCTTGTAGCCCAAAACTCCCCGGGCAAACTCCATTACCATGATCTGCATGCCAAGGCAGATGCCAAAGTAGGGAACATGGTTCTCGCGGGCATACTGTGCAGCCTGGATCATGCCCTCAATGCCGCGGTCGCCAAAGCCGCCGGGTACGATGATGCCGTCCACATCTGCAAAGGCTTCCTTGCAGGCGGCCTGGTCGGTCAGGTCCTCGCTTTCCACCCACTTGATCTCCACCTGGCTGTCATTCTCGAAGCCTGCGTGGTACAGGCTCTCCATCACAGAGAGATAGGCGTCGTGCAGCTTGACGTATTTGCCCACCAGTGCAATGCTGCAGGTCTTGCTGCGGGTAGCAATGCGGCTGACCACCTGCTTCCACTCGGTCAGGTCGGCAGCGGGCACATCCAGCTTGAGCTTCTGCACCACTACCTCGTCCAGACCACCGGTGTGCAGCATCAGCGGGCACTGGTACAGGCTGGGCATGGTCAGGTTCTCGATCACACACTCCGGCTTCACATTGCAGAAGGTGCTGATCTTGCGGCGGATGTCGCCGCCCACACTGCCGTCTGCGCGCAGGATGATGATATCCGGGTTCACGCCCATGCCCTGCAGCTCTTTCACAGAGTGCTGTGCAGGCTTGGATTTGTACTCGTCCGAGCCGGAAATGTAAGGCACCAGCACCACATGGATGTAGCAGCAGTTGTCGCGGCCCTGCTCCAGACCCACCTGACGGATGGCCTCGAGGAAGGGCTGGCTTTCAATATCACCGGTCGTGCCGCCGATCTCGGTAATGACCACGTCAGCCTCGGTGGAAGAGGCCAGATTGTAGATGTAGCTCTTGATCTCGTTGGTGATGTGGGGAATGATCTGCACGGTCTGGCCCAGATATGCACCCTGACGTTCCTTGTTCAGTACGTTCCAGTACACCTTGCCGGTGGTCAGGTTGGAGTATTTGTTCAGATTCTCGTCGATAAAGCGCTCGTAGTGGCCCAGATCCAGATCGGTCTCAGTGCCATCGTCGGTCACGAACACCTCACCGTGCTGCAGCGGGCTCATGGTGCCGGGATCCACATTCACATAGGGGTCCAGCTTCTGGCTGGCCACCTTCAGGCCGCGGCACTTGAGCAGACGGCCCAGCGATGCAGCTGTGATGCCCTTGCCAAGGCCGGAGACGACACCGCCGGTGACAAAGATGAATTTGGTTTGTTTCTCTGCCATAGAATTTCCTCCTCTATTTTTGCTTTTCTGAATTCTTTCCCTTATAAACCTTTGTGAATTCTTTCAGGTGAACGGTCTTGCTCTCAGCCTTTCCCAAAATGAGCCGGTGAAAGCAAGGATACTTTTCCCAATCCAATATTATACACCCATGTCCTCATAATTTTCAAGGACTTCCTGTGCAATTTCTGTGCGGTCACGACGGGTATCCATGGCCTGTTTTTCTATGTAGCGGTGTGCCTCGGCTTCGGTCATGTGCTCGTGCTCCACAAGGCAGCATTTTGCCCGGCTGACCAGCCGCACCTGTGCGATCTTTTCCTGTAAGCGGGCGTTCTCCTGCCGGGCACGCAGCAGGCGGTGGTTGCCCGCCGCCGCCATGTGCATGGCCTGCACAAAAAAGGCGGTGCTGAAGGGCTTTGACAGCAGCAATACCCCCTGTTCGCTCAAAGGTCCCAAAAGCTGCTCAGCCTGTGCGGCCTTGACCAGAAACACGACACCGGCATCTGTTTTTTCCACAGCATTGATGCACACCTCATGCCCGAATTCATCGGGCAGGGGAGAGTTGACCACGATCAGCTCAAAATCCGATTCCGTCATGCGCCGCCGGGCTTCGGCCCCGCTGGGAATGATCACCGGGCGGCTGTAGCCCATTTCGGTCAGCCGTGCAGCGATATACTCGTTGGAGCTTGCACCGGCACTTACGATCAGTGCACGTCCCATTTCCTTCGCTCCTTTCTCCTACACACTCTCTTTTGCAGGGGTCAGATGGCGTTGAAGTAATGGGTACGCTCGTACTCAACAGGGTCGGACGCGTGTTTCAGTGCTTCGCAGCGCTTCAGTTCTTCCGTAAAGTAGCGGCTGGCAAGCTGCTCGGGCAGCACTCTGCGCAAAAATTCGCTCTCCTCCGCAGCCTGCACGGCCTCTTCCAGACTGGCGGGCAGAGTCTCAAGGCTGAGGCCCTCAGCCATAGAGGGGTCGAACAGATTCTTGTTCACGGGGGCAGAGAGCACCATGCGGTTCTCGATGCCGTCCAATCCGGCAGCCAGAACCAGACCAATGGCCAGATAGGGGTTGCAGGCAGGGTCCGGGCTGCGCAGCTCCATGCGGCAGTTGTCGCCCTTTACCTGCGGGATGCGCACCAGCTGGCTGCGGTTCTGGCGGCTCCAGCTCACATAGCGGGGCGCTTCATCGCAGCCAAAGCGCTGATAGCTGTTGGGCAGAGGGTTGGTGAACACGGTCAGCTCCCGGCTGTGGGCCAGCACACCGGCCATAAAGCTGCCTGCAATGCTGTCCGGGGCAATGTCGCCCTCAAACAGGTTGCGGCCATCCATGTAAAGGGACAGGTTGATGTGCAGGCCGCTGCCTGCCTGATCCGGCAGGGGCTTGGGCAGGAAGCTTGCATGGATGCCGCTGCGGGTGGCAATGGCGCGCACGATCTGCTTGAACATCATCACGTTGTCGGCGGTCTTGAGGGGGCCTGCGTGGTGGCAGTCGATCTCGTTCTGGCCGTTGCCGCTTTCGTGATGGCTGTGCTGAGGGCTCATGCCCATCTGCTCCATGGTCAGGCAGATGTCCCGGCGGAGGTTCTCGCCTGCATCCAGCGGGGCCACGTCAAAGTAGCCGCCAAAGTCGATGGGGATACGGGTGGGGCGGCCCCGGTCATCATTCTCGAACAGGTAGAACTCACACTCTGCGCCCACATTGCAAGTGATGCCCAGCTTTTTGAATTTGCGATTCACGCTGCGCAGAAAGCCGCGGCAGTTGCCGCCAAAGGGCTGGCCGTCCGGCTTTTCCACATCACAGAAAAACTGCATCACCCGGCCCTCGGTAGGCCGCCAGGGGAGAATGGTCACGGTGGAAAGATCCGGCCGCAGCACAAGATCGCTTTCCTCCACCTTCATAAAGCCGGCAATGGAGCTGCCGTCGAAGCAGACACCGTCTTCCAGAGCTTTGGGCAGATCGTTTGCCAGCACGGCAATGTTCTTCTGAGTGCCAAAGATATCGCAGAAGGCAAAGCGCACAAATTTGACGTTGTTGTCCTCCACAAAATCAAGGATGTCCTGTTGGGTCGAATAGCTCATAATGGTTTCCCTTTCAAATAAAACGCCTAAAGGCCTGCCCTCAGAATGGGAGCAGGTCTTTAGGCTGGTGTAAGAAATAGGAAAAGGAGAATGGCAATTTTAAATTCCGCAGCCTACGGATGCTATTCTGCTGTTACGCTGATGAAAGATCAGACGTAGTAGAGCATCTTGCTGTAGCTGGGCAGAGGCCAATAATCCTCACCGCAGATGGTCTCGGCGTCGTCCGCAGCGGCACGCAGAGCATCCATTGCAGGCAGCACGTTGTCGTGGAAAGCAACGGCCTTTTCTGCCTCGGTGGGCAATGCCTTGGAAGCATCCACTGCATCCTGCAGGGTATCGACAGCGTCGCTCATAGCATCGGCATCAGCAGAGAGCTTAGTCAGGGTCTTGGTCTCACTGCGCACGCTGATGTTCTCGCTCACAGCCAGTTTGGATGCTGCGGTATTGGCAAGCTCGCTCATGTAGGAGTTGACGGCAGGCAGCAGCTGCTTGCGGGCCATTTCCAGCATGGTCAGAGCCTCGATGTTGATGATCTTGGAGTAGTGCTCCATCTCCACCTCGTAGCGGCTCTCCATCTCTACCTTGGTCAGCACGCCGAACTCTTCCATCAGGGCAATGTTCTTGGGCTCGATCAGGGCAGGCAGAGCAGCGGGGGTGTTCTTCTTGTTGGGCAGACCGCGCTTTGCGGCTTCCTCTTCCCACTCGGCAGTGTAGCCGTTGCCGTTGAAGATGACGCGGCGGTGGTCGCGGATGGTGCGCTTGACCAGAGCGATCACAGCGCTGGTAAAGTCCTCAGCGCTCTCCAGCTCGTCGGCGTAGCCCTTCAGTTCCTTTGCGACGGCGGTGTTCAGGATGGTGTTGGCATCGCTCAGGTTCTCAGCGGAACCGGGCATACGGAACTCGAACTTGTTGCCGGTGAAGGCAAAGGGAGAGGTACGGTTGCGGTCGGTGGTATCCTTGCTGAACTTGGGCAGGACATCAACGCCCAGATCCATCTTCATCTTGACGGGGCCGGCATAGGGGGAATCGGATGCGATAGCATCGATGACAGCTTCCAGCTCTTCGCCCACGAAGATGGAAATGATAGCCGGAGGTGCCTCGTTGGCACCCAGACGGTGATCGTTGCCGGGAGTGGCAACGGAGGTACGCAGCAGATCGGCGTACTCGTCAACAGCCTTGATGACAGCAGCCAGGAACACCAGGAACTGCAGGTTCTCCATGGGGGTGTCGCCCGGGTCGAGCAGGTTCTCGTGGGTGGTGGACATGGACCAGTTGTTGTGCTTGCCGCTGCCGTTGACACCCTCAAAAGGCTTCTCATGCTGCAGGCAGACCAGACCGTACTTGGGAGCGATCTTTTTCATCATCTCCATCGTCAGCAGGTTGTGGTCGATGGCAACGTTGGTGGTGTCGAAGATGGGAGCCAGCTCATGCTGGCAGGGAGCAGCTTCGTTGTGCTTGGTCTTGGCGGGAATGCCCAGCTTCCACAGCTCTTCGTCCAACTCCTTCATAAACTCGGAGACCTCGGGACGAATGACACCGAAGTAGTGCTCTTCCAGCTCCTGACCCTTGGCAGAGGGGGCACCGAACAGGGTGCGGCCGGTGAGGATCAGATCCTGACGGGCTTCGTAATCTTCCTTCTTAATAAGGAAGTACTCCTGCTCGGGGCCGACGGTGGTGGAGACGTAATCCACATCCTTGCCGAACAGCTTCAGGATGCGAACTGCCTGATTGGACAGTGCGTTCATGGAACGCAGCAGAGGGGTCTTCTTATCCAGAGCCTCGCCGGTGTAGCTGACGAATGCGGTGGGGATGCACAGCACGTCATCCTTC
Above is a genomic segment from Faecalibacterium taiwanense containing:
- a CDS encoding CTP synthase → MAEKQTKFIFVTGGVVSGLGKGITAASLGRLLKCRGLKVASQKLDPYVNVDPGTMSPLQHGEVFVTDDGTETDLDLGHYERFIDENLNKYSNLTTGKVYWNVLNKERQGAYLGQTVQIIPHITNEIKSYIYNLASSTEADVVITEIGGTTGDIESQPFLEAIRQVGLEQGRDNCCYIHVVLVPYISGSDEYKSKPAQHSVKELQGMGVNPDIIILRADGSVGGDIRRKISTFCNVKPECVIENLTMPSLYQCPLMLHTGGLDEVVVQKLKLDVPAADLTEWKQVVSRIATRSKTCSIALVGKYVKLHDAYLSVMESLYHAGFENDSQVEIKWVESEDLTDQAACKEAFADVDGIIVPGGFGDRGIEGMIQAAQYARENHVPYFGICLGMQIMVMEFARGVLGYKDANSSEFTPDGKHNVIALMADQQGNIPKGGTMRLGKYPCKVMPGTKMAECYGEAEIWERHRHRYEFNNEFRQEMQDAGLVISGTSPDGRLVETVELPGRDFHLGAQFHPEFKSRPNRAHPLFKAFIAAALKFRASEQRSLLHM
- a CDS encoding glutamine synthetase III, whose amino-acid sequence is MAANVMEIYGSKVFNEHVMKERLPSATYKSLKNTLHKGAPLDIEVANVVASVMKRWAMELGATHYTHWFQPLTGITSEKHDGFVSPVGDGTAIMEFSGKELVRGEPDASSFPSGGLRATCEARGYTAWDPTSYAFVKDDVLCIPTAFVSYTGEALDKKTPLLRSMNALSNQAVRILKLFGKDVDYVSTTVGPEQEYFLIKKEDYEARQDLILTGRTLFGAPSAKGQELEEHYFGVIRPEVSEFMKELDEELWKLGIPAKTKHNEAAPCQHELAPIFDTTNVAIDHNLLTMEMMKKIAPKYGLVCLQHEKPFEGVNGSGKHNNWSMSTTHENLLDPGDTPMENLQFLVFLAAVIKAVDEYADLLRTSVATPGNDHRLGANEAPPAIISIFVGEELEAVIDAIASDSPYAGPVKMKMDLGVDVLPKFSKDTTDRNRTSPFAFTGNKFEFRMPGSAENLSDANTILNTAVAKELKGYADELESAEDFTSAVIALVKRTIRDHRRVIFNGNGYTAEWEEEAAKRGLPNKKNTPAALPALIEPKNIALMEEFGVLTKVEMESRYEVEMEHYSKIINIEALTMLEMARKQLLPAVNSYMSELANTAASKLAVSENISVRSETKTLTKLSADADAMSDAVDTLQDAVDASKALPTEAEKAVAFHDNVLPAMDALRAAADDAETICGEDYWPLPSYSKMLYYV
- a CDS encoding ANTAR domain-containing response regulator, with protein sequence MGRALIVSAGASSNEYIAARLTEMGYSRPVIIPSGAEARRRMTESDFELIVVNSPLPDEFGHEVCINAVEKTDAGVVFLVKAAQAEQLLGPLSEQGVLLLSKPFSTAFFVQAMHMAAAGNHRLLRARQENARLQEKIAQVRLVSRAKCCLVEHEHMTEAEAHRYIEKQAMDTRRDRTEIAQEVLENYEDMGV
- a CDS encoding diguanylate cyclase domain-containing protein gives rise to the protein MELQRRKVGFICKTVAAPYHVAGSLLTIGTSCGFALYPEEGTDTDKITRLADQRMYKHKQKNHALQDHGLYG
- a CDS encoding glutamine synthetase family protein produces the protein MSYSTQQDILDFVEDNNVKFVRFAFCDIFGTQKNIAVLANDLPKALEDGVCFDGSSIAGFMKVEESDLVLRPDLSTVTILPWRPTEGRVMQFFCDVEKPDGQPFGGNCRGFLRSVNRKFKKLGITCNVGAECEFYLFENDDRGRPTRIPIDFGGYFDVAPLDAGENLRRDICLTMEQMGMSPQHSHHESGNGQNEIDCHHAGPLKTADNVMMFKQIVRAIATRSGIHASFLPKPLPDQAGSGLHINLSLYMDGRNLFEGDIAPDSIAGSFMAGVLAHSRELTVFTNPLPNSYQRFGCDEAPRYVSWSRQNRSQLVRIPQVKGDNCRMELRSPDPACNPYLAIGLVLAAGLDGIENRMVLSAPVNKNLFDPSMAEGLSLETLPASLEEAVQAAEESEFLRRVLPEQLASRYFTEELKRCEALKHASDPVEYERTHYFNAI